The following coding sequences are from one Dermacentor silvarum isolate Dsil-2018 chromosome 4, BIME_Dsil_1.4, whole genome shotgun sequence window:
- the LOC119449662 gene encoding LOW QUALITY PROTEIN: GTP-binding protein 8-like (The sequence of the model RefSeq protein was modified relative to this genomic sequence to represent the inferred CDS: inserted 1 base in 1 codon), which translates to MFVRSSFKLCRSFSGKQALKKTELPYMNRCNELQKHLQVPLFDENEAPFVPSITEMKAAEDLFVSRPKHSLSFITSAVRPEQYPQHDVPEVAIMGISNVGKSSLLKAIFXKAPEVTVKVSKTPGHTKTLNFFAVGKKLCLVDMPGYGFRQPKDFALFSSQFLSGRKNLKRTFLVMDAEQGFQDYDQDAIEMLETLRSPYALVLTKIDKAKNSAILKNLMFVRELRDQYMSTLCFPQPFLVSSVTREGIAFLQAFIAHMAGLLNVEDARYAEPPLRSRCSA; encoded by the exons ATGTTTGTGCGCTCCAGTTTCAAGTTGTGCCGGTCTTTCTCTGGAAAGCAAGCTCTCAAGAAAACAGAACTTCCGTACATGAACAGGTGCAATGAACTGCAAAAGCATTTGCAGGTGCCGTTGTTTGATGAAAACGAAGCGCCTTTCGTCCCCAGTATCACCGAAATGAAGGCAGCCGAGGACCTCTTCGTCAGCCGGCCCAAACATTCACTCTCTTTCATAACGTCAGCTGTACGTCCTGAGCAGTACCCTCAACACGACGTGCCGGAG GTGGCCATTATGGGAATAAGCAACGTGGGGAAGTCCTCGCTGCTTAAAGCCATCT TTAAAGCGCCTGAAGTTACCGTCAAGGTCTCGAAAACTCCT GGACACACAAAAACATTGAATTTCTTTGCGGTTGGCAAGAAGCTGTGCTTGGTCGACATGCCTGGCTACGGTTTCAGACAGCCAAAGGACTTTGCCCTCTTTTCATCTCAGTTTCTTTCAGGTCGAAAAAA CCTGAAGAGGACATTTCTTGTAATGGATGCTGAACAAGGATTCCAAGATTATGACCAAGATGCTATAGAGATGCTGGAAACACTAAGATCACCGTATGCT CTGGTCCTTACCAAAATTGACAAGGCCAAAAATTCCGCCATACTCAAGAACCTTATGTTTGTAAGAGAGCTGCGGGACCAATACATGTCAACGCTTTGCTTCCCTCAGCCATTCTTGGTCAG TTCAGTCACCCGTGAAGGGATTGCCTTTCTGCAAGCATTTATAGCACACATGGCTGGACTGCTTAATGTTGAAGATGCACGATACGCAGAACCCCCACTGCGCAGCAG GTGTTCAGCATAA